From Mus musculus strain C57BL/6J chromosome 8, GRCm38.p6 C57BL/6J, a single genomic window includes:
- the Adgrg1 gene encoding adhesion G-protein coupled receptor G1 isoform X7, whose amino-acid sequence MAVQVLRQMVYFLLSLFSLVQGAHSGSPREDFRFCGQRNQTQQSTLHYDQSSEPHIFVWNTEETLTIRAPFLAAPDIPRFFPEPRGLYHFCLYWSRHTGRLHLRYGKHDYLLSSQASRLLCFQKQEQSLKQGAPLIATSVSSWQIPQNTSLPGAPSFIFSFHNAPHKVSHNASVDMCDLKKELQQLSRYLQHPQKAAKRPTAAFISQQLQSLESKLTSVSFLGDTLSFEEDRVNATVWKLPPTAGLEDLHIHSQKEEEQSEVQAYSLLLPRAVFQQTRGRRRDDAKRLLVVDFSSQALFQDKNSSQVLGEKVLGIVVQNTKVTNLSDPVVLTFQHQPQPKNVTLQCVFWVEDPASSSTGSWSSAGCETVSRDTQTSCLCNHLTYFAVLMVSSTEVEATHKHYLTLLSYVGCVISALACVFTIAAYLCSRRKSRDYTIKVHMNLLSAVFLLDVSFLLSEPVALTGSEAACRTSAMFLHFSLLACLSWMGLEGYNLYRLVVEVFGTYVPGYLLKLSIVGWGFPVFLVTLVALVDVNNYGPIILAVRRTPERVTYPSMCWIRDSLVSYVTNLGLFSLVFLFNLAMLATMVVQILRLRPHSQNWPHVLTLLGLSLVLGLPWALVFFSFASGTFQLVILYLFSIITSFQGFLIFLWYWSMRFQAQGGPSPLKNNSDSAKLPISSGSTSSSRI is encoded by the exons ATGGCTGTCCAGGTGCTGCGGCAGATGGTCTACTTCCTACTGAGTCTGTTTTCTCTGGTGCAAG gtgCACACAGTGGCAGCCCCCGAGAAGACTTCCGCTTCTGTGGCCAGCGGAACCAGACCCAACAGAGCACCCTCCACTATGATCAATCTTCAGAGCCTCACATCTTtgtgtggaacacagaggagaCCCTCACAATTCGTGCCCCCTTCCTGGCAGCCCCAGATATTCCCCGCTTCTTCCCAGAGCCTAGAGGGCTCTATCACTTCTGCCTCTACTGGAGTCGCCACACTGGGAGACTCCACTTGCGCTATGGCAAGCATGACTACCTGCTTAGTAGCCAAGCCTCCAGACTCCTCTGCTTCCAGAAacaggagcagagcctgaagcagGGAGCCCCGCTGATCGCCACCTCTGTCAGCTCCTGGCAGATTCCCCAGAACACCAGCCTGCCTGGGGCTCCGAGCTTCATCTTCTCCTTCCACA ATGCCCCACACAAGGTCTCCCACAATGCATCTGTGGACATGTGTGATCTCAAGAAGGAATTGCAGCAGCTTAGCAGGTACCTGCAGCACCCTCAAAAGGCTGCCAAGCGGCCCACCGCAGCGTTCATCAGCCA GCAGTTACAGAGCCTGGAGTCAAAGCTGACCTCTGTGAGCTTCCTGGGAGACACATTATCCTTTGAGGAGGACCGGGTCAATGCTACAGTGTGGAAGCTGCCACCCACAGCCGGTCTAGAGGATCTGCATATCCACTCCCAGAAGGAG GAGGAGCAGAGTGAGGTCCAGGCATACTCGCTGTTGCTTCCCCGGGCCGTATTCCAGCAGACCAGAGGCCGTCGCCGGGATGACGCCAAGAGGCTCCTGGTAGTAGACTTCAGCAGCCAAGCTTTGTTCCAG GACAAGAATTCTAGCCAAGTCCTGGGTGAGAAGGTCTTGGGTATTGTCGTGCAGAACACCAAAGTCACCAACCTCTCAGATCCGGTGGTACTCACCTTCCAGCACCAGCCTCAGCCA AAAAATGTGACTCTGCAGTGCGTGTTCTGGGTTGAAGACCCGGCAT CAAGCAGCACAGGGAGCTGGAGCAGTGCAGGCTGCGAGACAGtgagcagagacacacagacatccTGCCTGTGCAACCACCTGACCTACTTTGCAGTGCTGATG GTGTCATCCACAGAGGTAGAAGCCACTCACAAACACTACCTCACGCTCCTGTCCTACGTGGGCTGTGTCATCTCTGCTCTGGCTTGTGTCTTCACTATTGCTGCCTACCTCTGCTCCAG GAGGAAGTCACGTGACTACACCATCAAAGTCCACATGAACCTGCTGTCCGCTGTCTTCCTGCTGGACGTGAGCTTCCTGCTCAGCGAGCCTGTGGCACTGACGGGCTCCGAAGCAGCCTGTCGCACCAGTGCCATGTTCCTGCACTTCTCCCTGCTTGCCTGCCTCTCCTGGATGGGCCTCGAGGGCTACAATCTCTACCGACTGGTGGTGGAGGTCTTCGGTACCTATGTGCCCGGCTATCTGCTCAAGCTGAGCATCGTGGGCTGGG GTTTTCCTGTCTTCCTGGTCACTCTGGTGGCGTTGGTGGATGTGAATAACTACGGCCCCATTATCCTAGCTGTGCGCCGGACTCCGGAACGTGTCACCTACCCCTCTAT GTGCTGGATCCGGGACTCCCTGGTGAGCTATGTCACCAACCTGGGCCTCTTCAGTCTGGTGTTCCTGTTCAACCTGGCTATGCTGGCCACCATGGTGGTGCAGATCCTGCGGCTTCGCCCGCACAGCCAGAACTGGCCCCACGTGCTGACCCTGCTGGGCCTCAGCCTGGTCCTTGGCCTCCCCTGGGCCTTGgtcttcttttcctttgcttCCGGCACCTTCCAGCTTGTCATCCTCTACCTCTTCAGCATCATAACTTCCTTCCAAG GCTTCCTCATCTTCCTGTGGTACTGGTCCATGCGGTTCCAGGCCCAAGGCGGCCCCTCCCCTCTGAAGAACAACTCAGACAGCGCCAAACTCCCCATCAGCTCCGGCAGCACCTCCTCCAGCCGCATCTAA
- the Adgrg1 gene encoding adhesion G-protein coupled receptor G1 isoform X6, translating into MAVQVLRQMVYFLLSLFSLVQASASSGAHSGSPREDFRFCGQRNQTQQSTLHYDQSSEPHIFVWNTEETLTIRAPFLAAPDIPRFFPEPRGLYHFCLYWSRHTGRLHLRYGKHDYLLSSQASRLLCFQKQEQSLKQGAPLIATSVSSWQIPQNTSLPGAPSFIFSFHNAPHKVSHNASVDMCDLKKELQQLSRYLQHPQKAAKRPTAAFISQQLQSLESKLTSVSFLGDTLSFEEDRVNATVWKLPPTAGLEDLHIHSQKEEEQSEVQAYSLLLPRAVFQQTRGRRRDDAKRLLVVDFSSQALFQDKNSSQVLGEKVLGIVVQNTKVTNLSDPVVLTFQHQPQPKNVTLQCVFWVEDPASSSTGSWSSAGCETVSRDTQTSCLCNHLTYFAVLMVSSTEVEATHKHYLTLLSYVGCVISALACVFTIAAYLCSRRKSRDYTIKVHMNLLSAVFLLDVSFLLSEPVALTGSEAACRTSAMFLHFSLLACLSWMGLEGYNLYRLVVEVFGTYVPGYLLKLSIVGWGFPVFLVTLVALVDVNNYGPIILAVRRTPERVTYPSMCWIRDSLVSYVTNLGLFSLVFLFNLAMLATMVVQILRLRPHSQNWPHVLTLLGLSLVLGLPWALVFFSFASGTFQLVILYLFSIITSFQGFLIFLWYWSMRFQAQGGPSPLKNNSDSAKLPISSGSTSSSRI; encoded by the exons ATGGCTGTCCAGGTGCTGCGGCAGATGGTCTACTTCCTACTGAGTCTGTTTTCTCTGGTGCAAG cctctgcctcctcaggtgCACACAGTGGCAGCCCCCGAGAAGACTTCCGCTTCTGTGGCCAGCGGAACCAGACCCAACAGAGCACCCTCCACTATGATCAATCTTCAGAGCCTCACATCTTtgtgtggaacacagaggagaCCCTCACAATTCGTGCCCCCTTCCTGGCAGCCCCAGATATTCCCCGCTTCTTCCCAGAGCCTAGAGGGCTCTATCACTTCTGCCTCTACTGGAGTCGCCACACTGGGAGACTCCACTTGCGCTATGGCAAGCATGACTACCTGCTTAGTAGCCAAGCCTCCAGACTCCTCTGCTTCCAGAAacaggagcagagcctgaagcagGGAGCCCCGCTGATCGCCACCTCTGTCAGCTCCTGGCAGATTCCCCAGAACACCAGCCTGCCTGGGGCTCCGAGCTTCATCTTCTCCTTCCACA ATGCCCCACACAAGGTCTCCCACAATGCATCTGTGGACATGTGTGATCTCAAGAAGGAATTGCAGCAGCTTAGCAGGTACCTGCAGCACCCTCAAAAGGCTGCCAAGCGGCCCACCGCAGCGTTCATCAGCCA GCAGTTACAGAGCCTGGAGTCAAAGCTGACCTCTGTGAGCTTCCTGGGAGACACATTATCCTTTGAGGAGGACCGGGTCAATGCTACAGTGTGGAAGCTGCCACCCACAGCCGGTCTAGAGGATCTGCATATCCACTCCCAGAAGGAG GAGGAGCAGAGTGAGGTCCAGGCATACTCGCTGTTGCTTCCCCGGGCCGTATTCCAGCAGACCAGAGGCCGTCGCCGGGATGACGCCAAGAGGCTCCTGGTAGTAGACTTCAGCAGCCAAGCTTTGTTCCAG GACAAGAATTCTAGCCAAGTCCTGGGTGAGAAGGTCTTGGGTATTGTCGTGCAGAACACCAAAGTCACCAACCTCTCAGATCCGGTGGTACTCACCTTCCAGCACCAGCCTCAGCCA AAAAATGTGACTCTGCAGTGCGTGTTCTGGGTTGAAGACCCGGCAT CAAGCAGCACAGGGAGCTGGAGCAGTGCAGGCTGCGAGACAGtgagcagagacacacagacatccTGCCTGTGCAACCACCTGACCTACTTTGCAGTGCTGATG GTGTCATCCACAGAGGTAGAAGCCACTCACAAACACTACCTCACGCTCCTGTCCTACGTGGGCTGTGTCATCTCTGCTCTGGCTTGTGTCTTCACTATTGCTGCCTACCTCTGCTCCAG GAGGAAGTCACGTGACTACACCATCAAAGTCCACATGAACCTGCTGTCCGCTGTCTTCCTGCTGGACGTGAGCTTCCTGCTCAGCGAGCCTGTGGCACTGACGGGCTCCGAAGCAGCCTGTCGCACCAGTGCCATGTTCCTGCACTTCTCCCTGCTTGCCTGCCTCTCCTGGATGGGCCTCGAGGGCTACAATCTCTACCGACTGGTGGTGGAGGTCTTCGGTACCTATGTGCCCGGCTATCTGCTCAAGCTGAGCATCGTGGGCTGGG GTTTTCCTGTCTTCCTGGTCACTCTGGTGGCGTTGGTGGATGTGAATAACTACGGCCCCATTATCCTAGCTGTGCGCCGGACTCCGGAACGTGTCACCTACCCCTCTAT GTGCTGGATCCGGGACTCCCTGGTGAGCTATGTCACCAACCTGGGCCTCTTCAGTCTGGTGTTCCTGTTCAACCTGGCTATGCTGGCCACCATGGTGGTGCAGATCCTGCGGCTTCGCCCGCACAGCCAGAACTGGCCCCACGTGCTGACCCTGCTGGGCCTCAGCCTGGTCCTTGGCCTCCCCTGGGCCTTGgtcttcttttcctttgcttCCGGCACCTTCCAGCTTGTCATCCTCTACCTCTTCAGCATCATAACTTCCTTCCAAG GCTTCCTCATCTTCCTGTGGTACTGGTCCATGCGGTTCCAGGCCCAAGGCGGCCCCTCCCCTCTGAAGAACAACTCAGACAGCGCCAAACTCCCCATCAGCTCCGGCAGCACCTCCTCCAGCCGCATCTAA